A window of the Deltaproteobacteria bacterium genome harbors these coding sequences:
- a CDS encoding DUF5615 family PIN-like protein, whose amino-acid sequence MERSSGLRFLADENIAASAIDSLRGLGIDVVTVDDRRLRGFPDHLLLDAATAEHRAILTQDTDFGTLAIAQGAPCFGIILVRPGDLLPSELLVLVTDFLRADAELPAPFIVVLERGRTRVRALTEPI is encoded by the coding sequence GTGGAACGATCGAGCGGTCTGCGATTTCTCGCCGACGAGAATATCGCGGCCTCTGCGATCGATAGCCTCCGTGGCCTTGGCATCGACGTGGTCACCGTCGACGACCGGCGCCTCCGAGGCTTCCCGGATCACCTACTCCTCGATGCCGCGACCGCCGAGCATCGCGCCATCCTGACGCAGGACACTGACTTCGGCACCCTTGCCATCGCCCAGGGTGCGCCGTGCTTCGGGATCATTCTCGTACGCCCGGGTGACTTGCTGCCGTCGGAACTTCTGGTGCTCGTGACGGACTTCCTGCGCGCGGACGCAGAACTTCCCGCCCCGTTCATCGTCGTACTGGAGCGCGGGCGGACGCGCGTTCGGGCGCTGACGGAACCGATCTGA